The following are from one region of the Desulfuromonas acetexigens genome:
- a CDS encoding DUF3300 domain-containing protein produces MKKTTSLLRYVLERLLPAILLLLVCGAAATAEDYTDGHYSREELAQMLAPIALYPDSLLSQVLMAATYPVEVVEADRWVKDHPDLRDEALDEALLDQDWDAGVKALCHFPAVLALMSERIGETSRIGDAFLAQEEEVMAMVQELRAKARAQGNLASTSEQRVWADADAIIIEPTDPRVVYVPYYDPVTVYGSWWYPDYPPYYWTPAGASLGVGLSFWPGVYFGFSFSNWSRFDWRQRYIHIDSHRRPRYVHHDRWRYNPGRWERGLNHRSTGIRHAPPPARLRNVPVEPRRRPDVFRPATGWPSSDPRHFDRIRQDLERRDIDRRSRDFQNREKRERRPAFERGQNLQRPGKDGQWQRPGDRQRATAPPRNDRGVRLRDIVPPKPNSPAVRAPQAPVQRGSDHKGQGLRRVVPSPMTIEKGPPPVTAPVPGPRKDRGEGHGRLRPQGQ; encoded by the coding sequence ATGAAAAAAACCACTTCTTTGCTGCGCTACGTTTTGGAAAGACTGCTCCCCGCGATCCTGCTTCTGCTGGTGTGCGGGGCAGCGGCGACGGCGGAGGATTATACCGACGGCCACTACAGCCGCGAAGAGCTCGCCCAGATGCTTGCGCCCATCGCCCTTTATCCCGACAGCCTCCTTTCCCAGGTGTTGATGGCTGCGACCTATCCGGTGGAAGTGGTCGAAGCCGACCGTTGGGTCAAGGATCATCCCGATTTGCGGGATGAGGCGCTGGATGAGGCGCTCCTCGACCAGGACTGGGATGCCGGCGTCAAGGCGCTCTGCCATTTCCCCGCGGTTCTGGCCCTGATGAGCGAACGCATCGGCGAGACCTCGCGCATCGGCGACGCCTTCCTCGCTCAGGAAGAAGAGGTCATGGCGATGGTTCAGGAGCTCAGGGCCAAAGCCCGCGCCCAGGGGAATCTCGCCAGCACCTCTGAACAGCGGGTCTGGGCCGATGCCGACGCCATCATCATCGAGCCGACCGATCCCCGGGTGGTCTACGTTCCCTATTACGATCCCGTCACCGTTTACGGTTCCTGGTGGTATCCCGATTATCCCCCCTATTACTGGACCCCGGCGGGCGCCAGCCTCGGGGTCGGGCTCTCTTTCTGGCCGGGGGTCTATTTCGGCTTCTCCTTTTCCAACTGGAGTCGTTTCGACTGGCGGCAGCGCTACATCCATATCGACAGCCACCGCCGCCCGCGCTATGTCCATCACGACCGCTGGCGGTACAACCCCGGGCGCTGGGAGCGCGGCTTAAACCATCGCTCCACGGGCATCCGTCACGCCCCGCCCCCGGCGCGCCTGCGGAATGTTCCCGTCGAGCCGCGCCGGCGCCCCGACGTTTTCCGGCCCGCGACCGGTTGGCCGAGTTCCGACCCCAGGCATTTCGACCGCATTCGCCAGGATCTCGAGCGCCGTGATATCGACCGCCGGTCCAGGGATTTTCAGAATCGGGAGAAACGGGAGCGGCGCCCTGCGTTCGAGCGAGGGCAGAATCTGCAGCGCCCGGGCAAGGACGGTCAGTGGCAGCGTCCAGGGGATAGACAGCGTGCGACCGCGCCGCCCCGTAACGACCGGGGCGTGCGTTTGCGGGATATCGTCCCGCCTAAGCCCAACTCCCCCGCCGTCAGGGCACCGCAAGCGCCGGTGCAGAGAGGCAGCGACCACAAAGGCCAAGGTCTGCGCCGCGTGGTTCCGAGCCCCATGACCATCGAAAAAGGCCCGCCCCCGGTAACCGCCCCCGTCCCAGGTCCGCGTAAGGACCGGGGTGAAGGGCACGGCAGGTTGCGTCCGCAAGGGCAGTGA
- a CDS encoding DUF1295 domain-containing protein: MTTVFLITAAAILLYMTGWFIAAQVRGRNDIADVAWGLGFILAAGVSLVVAGVYPPRGLLVSALVLVWGIRLAAHIHSRDRGKGEDKRYRKWREEWGKWFVLRSFLQVFMLQGVLLVMVALPVIFVNQAPPVPLGWFDLLGLAIWLTGFTFETVGDRQLLNFIRDPANKGKLMTSGLWRYTRHPNYFGEVTLWWGIWLMTLALPGGWLTIIGPITITFLILQVSGIPMLEKHYEDRADFQEYKRRTSAFFPLPPKGGI, translated from the coding sequence ATGACAACCGTTTTTCTGATAACGGCAGCGGCCATTCTGCTCTACATGACCGGTTGGTTCATCGCCGCACAAGTTCGTGGTCGCAACGATATCGCCGATGTGGCCTGGGGTTTGGGGTTCATTCTGGCGGCAGGCGTATCACTGGTCGTCGCGGGTGTCTATCCGCCGCGGGGTCTGCTGGTCTCGGCGCTGGTGCTGGTCTGGGGGATCCGGCTGGCAGCCCACATTCACAGCCGCGACCGGGGTAAGGGTGAAGATAAGCGCTACCGGAAGTGGCGCGAGGAGTGGGGCAAGTGGTTCGTGCTCCGCTCATTCCTGCAGGTCTTTATGCTCCAGGGCGTACTGCTAGTGATGGTGGCCCTGCCGGTGATCTTCGTCAACCAGGCGCCGCCGGTGCCCCTGGGGTGGTTCGATCTGCTTGGCCTGGCGATCTGGCTGACCGGGTTCACTTTTGAGACCGTGGGTGACCGGCAATTGCTGAACTTTATCCGCGACCCGGCCAACAAAGGAAAATTGATGACTTCGGGTCTATGGCGTTACACCCGACACCCCAACTACTTCGGCGAGGTGACTCTCTGGTGGGGGATCTGGCTGATGACCCTGGCTCTGCCGGGGGGCTGGCTGACGATCATTGGCCCGATCACCATCACCTTCCTGATTCTGCAAGTCTCCGGCATCCCCATGCTGGAAAAACACTACGAAGATCGCGCCGATTTTCAGGAGTACAAGCGCCGCACCAGCGCCTTCTTTCCGCTGCCCCCTAAAGGAGGGATCTGA
- the plsY gene encoding glycerol-3-phosphate 1-O-acyltransferase PlsY, translating to MSVILFIIIAYLIGAIPCGIVLTRLFGKEDIRQAGSGNIGATNVYRVAGRGLGIATLIGDALKGVLPTLFAAQATSFSPAQIALIAAATFLGHLYPVYLGFKGGKGVATALGIFLVLSPKAVLVAFAVFALVLWKWRYISLGSISAAAAIPWLVLLFEGSVWFFGAALFIAAMVIVRHRANIERLRNGSENKFNF from the coding sequence GTGAGCGTCATCCTCTTCATCATCATTGCCTACCTGATCGGCGCCATTCCCTGCGGCATCGTCCTCACCCGGCTCTTCGGCAAGGAAGACATCCGCCAGGCCGGCAGCGGCAACATCGGCGCCACCAACGTCTACCGGGTGGCCGGTCGGGGTCTGGGCATCGCTACCCTGATCGGTGACGCCCTCAAGGGGGTGCTGCCGACCCTTTTCGCCGCCCAGGCCACCAGCTTCTCCCCCGCCCAGATCGCCCTGATCGCCGCCGCCACCTTCCTCGGCCATCTCTACCCGGTCTACCTCGGCTTCAAAGGGGGCAAGGGGGTGGCCACGGCCCTCGGCATCTTCCTGGTCCTGTCGCCCAAGGCGGTGCTGGTCGCCTTTGCCGTCTTCGCCCTGGTCCTGTGGAAATGGCGCTACATCTCCCTCGGCTCGATCAGCGCCGCCGCCGCCATCCCCTGGCTGGTCCTGCTCTTCGAAGGCTCCGTCTGGTTTTTCGGCGCCGCCCTCTTCATCGCCGCCATGGTCATCGTCCGCCACCGCGCCAACATCGAGCGCCTGCGCAACGGCAGCGAAAACAAGTTCAACTTCTGA
- a CDS encoding DUF2177 family protein translates to MLCLPFTLLLDYLWLAKLMQGFYLKELGPYARVRGTTIIPVYWAAAIVYLLLPLGIVLFALPQVDPEHLAASSLAWGALFGLVVYGVYDMTNMATLERWPVRMVWVDICWGGFLCGATTWFAALASLWLQ, encoded by the coding sequence TTGCTCTGCCTGCCTTTCACCCTGCTGTTGGATTACCTCTGGCTGGCCAAGCTGATGCAGGGCTTTTATCTCAAAGAGCTCGGCCCCTACGCCCGGGTCCGGGGCACCACCATTATCCCGGTTTATTGGGCCGCCGCCATCGTCTACCTGCTGCTGCCGCTGGGGATTGTGCTCTTCGCGCTGCCGCAGGTCGATCCGGAACACCTTGCGGCCTCTTCCCTGGCCTGGGGCGCCCTGTTCGGCCTGGTCGTCTACGGGGTCTACGACATGACCAATATGGCCACGCTGGAGCGCTGGCCGGTTCGGATGGTCTGGGTCGATATCTGCTGGGGCGGCTTCCTCTGTGGGGCAACAACCTGGTTCGCAGCGCTGGCATCGCTGTGGCTACAGTGA
- the secF gene encoding protein translocase subunit SecF yields MQIINPKSNFDFVGKNRIAVILCLLVILAGALSLVLKGGPSYGVDFSGGTLVQVRFSGPVTASIIKDYLAELTLESLTVQQFGDGENEFLIRAQQTEDEMSHFTQKIEQALKNGSDDSGLEVLRSEMVGPQVGKDLRTKGLLSLAYAMIGTLIYISWRFEFRSGVAAIVALAHDVLVTLGFLSIFDIEIDLTIVAAMLTIIGYSLNDTIVIFDRIREKLDRNLDETFPETVNRSINETLSRTILTSGTTLLVVLSLYLFGGNVIHGFAFAMLVGVIAGTYSTVFVASALILFWEKHRPSLSRRPGVEPLK; encoded by the coding sequence ATGCAGATCATCAACCCCAAAAGTAATTTCGATTTCGTCGGTAAAAACCGCATCGCCGTCATTCTGTGCCTGCTGGTGATCCTCGCCGGCGCCCTGTCCCTGGTCCTCAAGGGCGGCCCCAGCTACGGCGTCGACTTTTCCGGCGGCACCCTGGTTCAGGTCCGTTTCTCCGGCCCGGTTACAGCGTCCATCATCAAAGACTATCTGGCGGAATTGACGCTGGAGTCCCTGACCGTCCAGCAGTTTGGCGACGGGGAGAACGAATTTCTCATTCGGGCGCAGCAGACCGAGGATGAAATGAGCCATTTCACGCAAAAAATCGAACAGGCGCTGAAAAACGGCTCGGACGACAGCGGCCTGGAGGTGTTGCGCAGTGAAATGGTCGGCCCGCAGGTGGGCAAGGATCTGCGGACCAAGGGACTGCTGTCCCTGGCTTACGCCATGATCGGCACGCTGATCTACATTTCCTGGCGCTTTGAATTTCGCTCCGGCGTGGCCGCCATCGTGGCGCTGGCCCATGACGTGCTCGTCACCCTGGGGTTTCTCTCCATCTTCGACATCGAGATCGACCTGACCATTGTCGCGGCGATGCTGACCATCATCGGCTACTCCCTCAACGACACCATCGTCATCTTCGACCGCATTCGTGAAAAACTCGACCGGAATCTGGATGAAACCTTTCCGGAGACGGTCAATCGCAGCATCAACGAAACCCTGTCCCGCACCATTCTGACCTCGGGAACAACCCTGCTGGTTGTGCTTTCCCTGTATCTCTTCGGCGGGAACGTCATCCACGGCTTCGCCTTCGCCATGCTCGTGGGTGTCATTGCCGGAACCTATTCCACCGTCTTCGTCGCCAGCGCCCTGATTCTCTTCTGGGAAAAGCATCGTCCATCCCTAAGCCGGCGGCCCGGGGTGGAACCTCTTAAATAA
- the mltG gene encoding endolytic transglycosylase MltG, whose amino-acid sequence MLRRRKLFAVLAALIILALILPVLHVRRFLDRPVAPPQRQVVEIPAGAPFARVAEELATAGVVADARLFKLLARRHKATQRIKAGEYAFAGAATPEQILNRLLAGDVLLHPFTVPEGWTLREIAARLEAEGRGSAETFLRLAQSPERRERLKIDGPSLEGYLFPETYQLTRGMDEKALIETMVKEFRRRLTPEILAGAKERGLGLKELVILASIVQKEAGNREEMPLIASVFHNRLTVGMPLQADPTVIYGIENFDGNLTRRHLQTTTPYNTYRIPGLPIGPIANPGEEALRAVAFPARSDYYYFVAKGDGTHIFAKTLAEHNANVRRYQLKR is encoded by the coding sequence ATGCTCCGTCGCCGAAAACTGTTCGCCGTCCTGGCGGCCCTGATCATTCTCGCCCTGATCCTGCCGGTTCTGCATGTGCGCCGGTTTCTCGACCGGCCGGTGGCCCCTCCGCAACGACAGGTGGTGGAAATCCCCGCCGGAGCACCCTTCGCCCGGGTCGCCGAGGAGCTGGCGACCGCCGGCGTCGTCGCCGATGCTCGCCTTTTCAAGCTGCTGGCCCGCCGGCACAAGGCGACCCAGCGGATCAAGGCGGGAGAGTACGCCTTCGCCGGAGCCGCCACCCCCGAGCAAATCCTGAACCGCCTGCTGGCCGGCGATGTCCTCCTTCATCCTTTCACCGTCCCCGAGGGCTGGACCCTAAGGGAGATCGCCGCCCGCCTGGAAGCGGAAGGACGCGGCTCCGCCGAAACCTTTCTGCGTCTGGCGCAATCGCCGGAAAGACGCGAACGCCTGAAGATCGACGGCCCCTCCCTGGAAGGCTACCTCTTCCCTGAAACCTACCAGCTGACCCGCGGCATGGACGAAAAGGCGCTGATCGAGACGATGGTCAAGGAGTTTCGCCGCCGCCTGACCCCGGAGATCCTCGCCGGCGCGAAAGAGCGGGGGCTCGGGCTCAAAGAACTGGTGATTCTCGCCTCGATCGTGCAGAAGGAGGCGGGCAATCGCGAGGAGATGCCGTTGATCGCCTCGGTCTTTCACAACCGCCTGACGGTGGGGATGCCCCTGCAGGCCGACCCGACGGTGATCTACGGCATCGAAAACTTCGACGGCAACCTGACCCGCCGACATCTGCAAACGACGACCCCCTATAATACCTACCGCATCCCCGGCCTGCCCATCGGCCCCATCGCCAATCCCGGGGAGGAAGCCCTGCGCGCCGTGGCCTTTCCCGCCCGAAGCGACTATTATTATTTTGTCGCCAAAGGGGACGGCACCCACATCTTCGCCAAAACCCTCGCCGAGCATAACGCCAACGTTCGCCGCTATCAGCTCAAGCGCTGA
- the uvsE gene encoding UV DNA damage repair endonuclease UvsE: protein MRFGLCCLFKDENIAFRTTTAKALRAMPRSEQLLKLSALCHDNARNLLHAVQACHRLGIGAFRIMSPLFPRMTHPEVGYDLDDLPEGDAIRRLLGETRTFARRHDLRLSFHPDQFVVLSSPHPAVVASSIRELEYQASLAEEVGADIINVHAGGVYGDKQLALERFYQVFADLPEAVRTRLTLENDDQSYSVRDLLPTCARLSIPLVYDVHHHRCHPDGLSIEEATQLAAETWRISHREPYCHLSSPRDGWAARDPKPHADYIDPADVPSCWRGRTMTVDIEAKAKERAVVKLMTELKSGKDQCS from the coding sequence ATGCGTTTTGGTTTATGCTGCCTGTTCAAGGATGAGAACATTGCCTTCCGCACGACTACCGCCAAAGCGCTGCGCGCCATGCCCCGGAGCGAACAGCTCCTTAAACTGTCCGCTCTCTGTCATGACAATGCCCGCAATCTGCTGCACGCCGTACAAGCCTGCCACAGGCTCGGCATCGGCGCCTTTCGCATCATGTCGCCTCTGTTCCCGCGCATGACCCACCCGGAAGTCGGCTACGACCTCGACGACCTCCCCGAGGGGGATGCCATCAGGCGCCTGCTGGGCGAGACCAGGACTTTTGCCCGCCGGCATGACCTCCGCCTCAGCTTTCATCCTGATCAGTTTGTCGTATTGTCTTCGCCGCATCCGGCGGTAGTCGCCAGTTCAATCCGTGAACTGGAGTACCAAGCCTCCTTGGCGGAGGAAGTGGGCGCGGATATCATCAATGTCCATGCCGGAGGCGTCTATGGCGACAAACAGCTGGCGCTGGAAAGATTCTATCAGGTTTTCGCCGATCTTCCCGAAGCCGTCAGAACCCGGCTGACGCTGGAAAATGATGACCAAAGCTACAGCGTGCGCGATCTGTTGCCGACCTGCGCGCGGCTTTCCATTCCCCTCGTGTACGATGTCCACCATCACCGCTGTCATCCCGACGGTCTGTCCATCGAGGAGGCGACCCAACTGGCGGCGGAAACCTGGAGGATCTCCCATCGCGAGCCCTACTGCCATCTGTCGTCCCCCCGGGACGGCTGGGCCGCGAGAGATCCCAAGCCCCACGCCGATTACATCGATCCGGCGGATGTGCCCTCCTGCTGGAGGGGACGGACCATGACGGTCGATATCGAAGCCAAAGCCAAGGAACGGGCGGTGGTTAAGTTGATGACGGAATTGAAAAGCGGCAAGGATCAATGCTCGTGA
- a CDS encoding chalcone isomerase family protein, which produces MTQPRGMFSHLKPLCHRRGWVFCLLLLALNFMIPAPANALTVENITFADSTIIGGKPVPLRNAALLRYLKVIKAYVAALYLPEGVKAEAVLSDVPKRLELSYLVSIQGPDFDKGAAPVLARNQTSAELSRLQGRLDKLNAAYRDVKPGDRYTLTYLPGRGTELALNGSPLIVIEGADFAAAYFGIWLGRDPIDEKLKRNLLRER; this is translated from the coding sequence ATGACTCAACCACGGGGCATGTTCTCACACTTGAAACCTCTTTGCCACCGCCGTGGCTGGGTCTTTTGTCTACTGCTGCTGGCGCTCAATTTCATGATCCCCGCCCCCGCGAACGCCCTGACCGTTGAAAATATTACCTTTGCCGACAGCACCATCATCGGAGGAAAACCGGTGCCGCTGCGCAATGCGGCATTGCTGCGCTATCTGAAGGTGATAAAGGCCTACGTGGCGGCCCTCTACCTGCCGGAGGGGGTCAAGGCGGAAGCGGTCCTCTCCGATGTGCCGAAACGTCTTGAACTCAGCTACCTGGTGTCGATCCAGGGGCCGGATTTCGACAAGGGAGCCGCACCGGTTCTCGCCCGCAACCAGACTTCGGCGGAACTTTCCCGGTTGCAAGGGCGCCTCGACAAGCTCAATGCCGCCTACCGGGACGTCAAGCCCGGGGATCGCTACACCCTGACCTATCTGCCGGGACGGGGAACGGAACTCGCCCTGAACGGCAGTCCGCTGATCGTCATCGAGGGGGCCGATTTCGCCGCCGCCTATTTCGGCATCTGGCTGGGGCGCGACCCGATCGATGAAAAGCTCAAGCGTAATCTGCTGAGAGAACGTTGA
- a CDS encoding calcium/sodium antiporter has translation MLVPFLAVLFGLVLLVWSADRFVDGSASVARHFGMPPLLIGMVIVGFGTSAPEMLVSALAAMQNNPGIALGNAYGSNITNIALILGITALISPIAVHSQVLRKELPMLTAVTLLAAWQIGDGALTRIDALVLLGVFAGLMTWTIVQGVRKKTDALGQEMEAELTGQTMPMNRALLWVVVGLLLLIASSRILVWGAVEIAHGFGVSDLIIGLTIVAVGTSLPELASSVIAARKGEHDIALGNILGSNLFNTLAVVGIAGAIRPMPVAPEVLTRDMVVMGALTLALFVIGFGFRGPGRINRLEGTVLLACYVGYTAYLVVGVFN, from the coding sequence ATGCTTGTCCCGTTTTTGGCCGTGCTTTTTGGTTTGGTTCTTCTCGTCTGGAGCGCCGACCGCTTTGTCGACGGCTCCGCCTCGGTCGCCCGGCACTTCGGCATGCCGCCGCTGTTGATCGGCATGGTGATCGTCGGCTTCGGTACCTCGGCGCCGGAAATGCTGGTATCGGCCCTCGCGGCGATGCAGAACAACCCAGGGATCGCCCTGGGCAACGCCTACGGCTCGAACATCACCAATATCGCCCTGATTCTCGGGATCACCGCCCTGATCAGCCCGATTGCCGTGCATTCGCAGGTCCTGCGCAAGGAGTTGCCGATGTTAACCGCCGTGACCCTGCTGGCGGCCTGGCAGATTGGGGATGGAGCCCTGACCCGGATCGACGCCCTGGTGCTGCTGGGGGTTTTCGCCGGGCTGATGACCTGGACGATTGTTCAGGGGGTGAGGAAAAAGACCGATGCGCTGGGGCAGGAGATGGAGGCGGAACTGACCGGTCAGACGATGCCGATGAACCGGGCGCTCCTCTGGGTCGTTGTCGGTTTGCTGCTGCTCATCGCCAGTTCCCGCATCCTTGTCTGGGGGGCGGTGGAAATCGCCCACGGTTTCGGGGTGAGCGACCTGATCATCGGCCTGACCATCGTCGCCGTCGGCACTTCGCTGCCGGAACTGGCTTCCTCGGTCATCGCGGCACGCAAGGGGGAGCACGATATCGCCCTGGGCAACATCCTCGGCTCCAACCTCTTCAACACCCTGGCGGTGGTCGGCATTGCCGGCGCGATTCGACCTATGCCGGTCGCGCCTGAAGTTTTGACTCGGGATATGGTGGTCATGGGAGCTCTCACCTTGGCCCTTTTCGTCATCGGCTTCGGATTCCGCGGCCCCGGTCGCATCAACCGCCTCGAAGGCACCGTGCTCCTGGCCTGCTATGTCGGCTATACTGCCTATCTGGTCGTCGGCGTTTTCAATTAA
- a CDS encoding DUF1365 domain-containing protein — MESCLYTGQVGHQRLSPIGNAFRYSLFFLYLDLAELETVFANRWLWSVEKSNWASFRRSDHFRPESLPLDRAVRDEVERQLGGRPRGPIRLLTHLRYLGYCFNPISIYYCFAEDGQTLDAFLIEIHNTPWGEEYLRAFAARTDHRDGDWYRYRLDKEFHVSPFMPMDIVYDWRFTAPGEQLAVHMTNNRQGAEVFSASLQLRRQPLTGGNLAGALLRWPFMTAKVIAAIYWQALRLKWKGVPFYTHPEQLDIRKGRYSR, encoded by the coding sequence ATGGAAAGCTGCCTGTATACCGGCCAGGTCGGCCATCAACGCCTGTCACCGATCGGTAATGCCTTCCGTTACAGCCTGTTCTTTCTCTATCTCGACCTGGCCGAGTTGGAAACTGTCTTTGCGAACCGCTGGCTCTGGTCGGTGGAGAAATCGAACTGGGCCAGTTTTCGCCGCTCCGATCATTTTCGCCCTGAATCTCTGCCGCTGGACCGTGCGGTGCGCGACGAAGTTGAACGACAGCTGGGGGGGAGGCCGAGGGGGCCTATCCGCCTGCTGACCCATCTGCGCTATCTGGGCTACTGCTTCAACCCGATCAGCATCTATTACTGCTTTGCCGAAGATGGGCAGACTCTGGACGCCTTCCTGATCGAGATCCACAACACCCCCTGGGGGGAAGAGTATCTGCGCGCCTTTGCTGCCCGGACCGATCACCGCGACGGTGACTGGTACCGGTACCGGCTGGACAAGGAGTTTCATGTTTCCCCCTTCATGCCGATGGATATCGTTTATGACTGGCGTTTCACCGCCCCGGGAGAACAATTGGCCGTCCACATGACCAACAATCGCCAGGGGGCCGAGGTTTTCAGCGCCTCGCTGCAGCTGCGACGGCAGCCGCTGACCGGCGGGAATCTGGCCGGCGCCCTGCTGCGCTGGCCGTTCATGACCGCCAAGGTCATCGCCGCAATCTACTGGCAGGCGCTGCGCCTGAAATGGAAGGGGGTGCCCTTTTACACCCATCCGGAACAGCTTGATATCAGGAAAGGACGCTACAGCCGATGA
- a CDS encoding pyridoxamine 5'-phosphate oxidase family protein: MNNTAEGQDILRELCVGQPLAVLATDAGGEPYTSLVAVAVTPDLRRLYFATLRATRKWANLSGNPHVSLLMDNRGKQVTDFSRAAAATIIGLAEELRGTELETGLAIFLGRHPHLNEFTASPACALFRVRIASIYLVTRFQNVTEFHFSP, translated from the coding sequence ATGAACAACACCGCTGAAGGGCAGGATATTCTCCGGGAACTTTGCGTCGGGCAGCCGTTGGCCGTGCTGGCCACCGACGCCGGAGGTGAACCGTACACCAGTCTGGTGGCGGTCGCCGTCACCCCGGACCTGCGCCGGCTGTATTTCGCCACACTCCGAGCCACCCGTAAATGGGCCAATTTGTCCGGGAACCCTCACGTCTCCCTGCTGATGGACAACCGCGGTAAACAGGTGACCGATTTCAGCCGGGCGGCCGCCGCTACGATCATCGGCCTGGCCGAGGAATTGCGTGGAACCGAATTGGAGACCGGACTGGCCATATTCCTTGGGCGCCATCCGCATCTGAACGAGTTCACCGCGTCGCCGGCTTGCGCCCTGTTCCGGGTACGGATAGCGAGCATCTACCTGGTCACCCGTTTTCAGAACGTCACGGAATTCCATTTTTCTCCATGA
- a CDS encoding DUF481 domain-containing protein: MKKKITPLLLCLSLAGVSFAGADQIVLKNGDRITGTVISAEKGLLTLKTDYAEKIELKTDAVQRIETEQPVDVRLEGGEILTGPLQGDVDALQVTAGDARGAADVEWAKVASINVEPPPPWTWDGKVFLGAFAQSGNTDRTSVNFGADATRRSLKDRYNLTFLYNYAEEDGELTTRDIYGALKYDYFFTEKFYGYLSVELLKDKFKDLNLRTIVGPGVGYQVWEDDIKALAFEAGVAYFSEDNIDGEDDQWMTARLGMKFRYKLSDYATFSNNLTVYPSLEQGGEFTSRNEADLTTTIAGPWSLRLANVWEHDSDPAEEVKKDDSKTSLNLQYSF; this comes from the coding sequence ATGAAAAAGAAAATCACCCCTCTGCTCCTTTGCCTGTCCCTTGCCGGCGTCTCGTTCGCCGGTGCCGACCAGATCGTGCTGAAAAATGGCGACCGCATCACCGGCACGGTGATCAGCGCCGAAAAGGGCCTGCTCACCCTGAAGACCGACTACGCCGAAAAGATCGAGCTCAAGACCGATGCCGTACAGCGCATCGAAACGGAACAACCGGTAGATGTCCGCCTGGAGGGGGGCGAGATCTTGACCGGGCCACTGCAGGGGGATGTCGATGCCTTGCAGGTCACGGCCGGTGACGCCCGGGGCGCCGCCGATGTGGAATGGGCGAAGGTCGCTTCGATCAACGTCGAGCCCCCGCCCCCCTGGACCTGGGACGGCAAGGTCTTTCTCGGCGCCTTCGCCCAGTCGGGCAACACCGACCGCACCAGCGTGAACTTCGGCGCCGATGCCACCCGTCGCAGCCTCAAGGACCGATACAACCTGACCTTCCTCTACAACTATGCCGAGGAAGACGGTGAGCTGACGACCCGCGATATTTACGGGGCGCTCAAATACGACTACTTCTTCACCGAGAAATTCTACGGTTACCTGAGCGTGGAACTGCTCAAAGACAAGTTCAAGGATCTCAACCTGCGCACCATCGTCGGCCCCGGTGTCGGCTATCAGGTCTGGGAAGACGACATCAAGGCCCTGGCTTTCGAAGCCGGCGTCGCCTATTTTTCCGAGGACAACATCGACGGCGAGGACGATCAGTGGATGACCGCCCGGCTCGGCATGAAGTTCCGTTACAAGCTCTCCGACTACGCCACCTTCAGCAACAACCTGACGGTCTATCCGAGCCTGGAGCAGGGGGGCGAGTTCACCAGCCGCAACGAGGCCGACCTGACCACCACCATCGCCGGCCCCTGGTCGCTGCGCCTGGCCAACGTCTGGGAGCATGACAGCGACCCCGCCGAAGAGGTGAAGAAAGACGACTCGAAAACGAGCCTGAACCTGCAATATTCCTTCTGA